A single window of Periophthalmus magnuspinnatus isolate fPerMag1 chromosome 9, fPerMag1.2.pri, whole genome shotgun sequence DNA harbors:
- the LOC117376525 gene encoding interferon gamma receptor 1-like, whose protein sequence is MDRRRIPPVLILCCLWARVVGAKVLPPANVTLLCHNMQNTLQWTYEPPSDGVKFKVTVGSFQAPPVSLLVDSPVTSIDLSEFSDPGNEYSVHVSAVKGLEESDPVPDDGIDFSYYKDATAAVICAVDFPLVNITREDKLIHFRFTHPGLIYLTGGKTMKKKSLDSQTGLPDLDYHIEVINESQSYTYSCSETVCWDKLPVPDNENKYCLNISGEMNNIQVQALNTYCSEPQETPGISALAYILPIVLVVAAGLLIGLMLFVKKTRPNTSGPEALAFPKGHQQTEPVSPASTVYSAVNLEPSSPLPLLSPNQDSCQVPLIPNHTANGSSTGNNNMRLRIGVEDDEKKAEYEKASGAQGALEEGYTEGKYLEEEEESALHVPYEPRNMTAVNSE, encoded by the exons ATGGACCGGCGCAGAATTCCCCCCGTCCTGATCCTGTGCTGTTTGTGGGCGCGTGTGGTGGGAGCCAAAG TGCTTCCTCCAGCAAATGTGACGCTGCTCTGTCATAACATGCAGAACACTCTCCAGTGGACGTACGAGCCGCCATCTGATGGTGTAAAGTTTAAAGTGACTGTCGGCTCCTTTCAAGC gCCACCTGTTTCACTGTTGGTGGACTCCCCTGTTACATCCATAGACCTGTCTGAGTTTTCAGACCCGGGAAATGAGTACTCGGTGCACGTGTCAGCTGTGAAGGGCCTAGAAGAATCTGATCCTGTCCCCGATGATGGGATTGATTTCAGCTATTACAAAGACGCTACCGCAGCTGTTATAT GTGCAGTGGACTTTCCCTTGGTCAATATAACCAGAGAGGACAAACTCATCCACTTCAGATTCACACACCCAGGACTTATATATCTCACCGGTGGCaaaaccatgaagaagaaaagcCTGGACTCTCAAACGGGTCTGCCCGACCTTGACTACCACATAGAGGTCATTAATGAG AGTCAGTCGTATACATACAGTTGCTCAGAGACTGTCTGTTGGGACAAGCTTCCAGTACCTGACAATGAGAACAAGTATTGTCTGAACATCAGCGGGGAGATGAACAACATACAAGTACAAGCGCTAAATACGTACTGTTCTGAGCCTCAGGAAACACCAGGAATCA GTGCCCTTGCCTACATCTTGCCTATTGTCTTGGTGGTGGCAGCTGGTCTCCTCATTGGTTTAATGCTGTTCGttaaaaaaacaagaccaaacacTTCTGGTCCAGAAGCTCTG gcCTTTCCTAAGGGTCATCAGCAGACGGAGCCTGTATCGCCTGCGAGCACAGTTTACTCTGCTGTTAACCTGGAGCCTTCTTCCCCACTCCCTCTACTCtccccaaaccaggactcatgCCAAGTCCCTCTCATCCCAAACCACACAGCAAATGGCAGCAGCACAGGCAATAATAACATGCGACTACGTATTGGAGTAGAAGACGATGAAAAGAAAGCAGAGTATGAAAAAGCATCAGGGGCACAGGGGGCGCTAGAGGAGGGCTACACAGAGGGCAAGTACttggaagaagaggaagagtcaGCACTCCATGTCCCATATGAGCCACGTAACATGACTGCAGTGAATTCAGAATGA